The proteins below come from a single Plasmodium sp. gorilla clade G2 genome assembly, chromosome: 13 genomic window:
- a CDS encoding M1-family alanyl aminopeptidase produces the protein MKLRKGCAYKYIIFTVLILANILYDNKKRCMIKKNLRISSCGIISRLLKSNSNYNSFNKNYNFTSAISELQFSNFWNLDILQKDIFSNIHNNKNKPQSYIIHKRLMSEKGDNHNNQNNNGNDNKKRLGSVVNNEENTCSDKRMKPFEEGHGFTQVDKMNNNIDNLQQNGVMNLNSNNVDNNNSVVAKKNEPKIHYRKDYKPSGFVINNVTLNINIHDNETTVRSILDMDISKHNVGEDLVFDGVGLKINEISINNKKLVEGEEYTYDNEFLTIFSKFVPKSKFAFSSEVVIHPETNYALTGLYKSKNIIVSQCEATGFRRITFFIDRPDMMAKYDVTVTADKQKYPVLLSNGDKVNEFDIPGGRHGARFNDPHLKPCYLFAVVAGDLKHLSATYTTKYTKKKIELYVFSEEKYVSKLQWALECLKKSMAFDEDYFGLEYDLSRLNLVAVSDFNVGAMENKGLNIFNANSLLASKKNSIDFSYARILTVVGHEYFHNYTGNRVTLRDWFQLTLKEGLTVHRENLFSEEMTKTVTTRLSHVDLLRSVQFLEDSSPLSHPIRPESYVSMENFYTTTVYDKGSEVMRMYLTILGEEYYKKGFDIYIKKNDGNTATCEDFNDAMEQAYKMKKADNSANLNQYLLWFSQSGTPHVSFKYNYDSEKKQYSIHVNQYTKPDENQKEKKPLFIPISVGLINPQTGKEMISQTTLELTKENDTFVFNNINVKPIPSLFRGFSAPVYIEDNLTDEERILLLKYDTDAFVRYNSCTNIYMKQILMNYNEFLKAKNENLQNFNLTPVNTQFIDAIKYLLEDPHADAGFKSYIVSLPQDRYIINFVSNLDTDVLADTKEYIYKQIGDKLNDVYYKMFKSLEAKADDLTYFNDESHVDFDQMNMRTLRNTLLSLLSKAQYPNILNEILEHSKSPYPSNWLTSLSVSAYFDKYFELYDKTYQLSKDDELLLQEWLKTVSRSDRKDIYEILKKLENEVLKDSKNPNDIRAVYLPFTNNLRRFHDISGKGYKLIAEVITKTDKFNPMVATQLCEPFKLWNKLDTKRQELMLKEMNTMLQEPNISNNLKEYLLRLTNKL, from the coding sequence ATATATTACAAAAGGATATATTTAGTAATATACATAACAACAAAAACAAGCCTcaatcatatataatacataaaagACTAATGAGTGAAAAAGGAGATAATCATAATaaccaaaataataatggaaATGACAATAAGAAAAGGTTAGGATCTGTTGTAAATAATGAAGAGAATACTTGTTCTGATAAAAGAATGAAACCTTTTGAAGAAGGTCATGGATTTACACAAGTAGATAAAATGAACAACAATATTGATAATTTACAACAAAATGGTGTTATGAATTTGAATTCTAATaatgttgataataataattcagtTGTTGCTAAAAAGAATGAACCAAAAATACATTATAGAAAAGATTATAAACCAAGTGGATTTGTAATTAATAATGTaacattaaatattaatatccATGATAATGAAACTACTGTAAGATCTATTCTTGATATGGATATTAGTAAACATAATGTTGGTGAAGATTTAGTTTTTGATGGTGTTGgattaaaaattaatgaaataagtattaataataaaaaattagttGAAGGAGaagaatatacatatgataaTGAATTCTTAactattttttcaaaatttgtTCCAAAATCCAAATTTGCTTTTTCATCAGAAGTTGTTATACATCCAGAAACAAATTATGCTCTTACTggtttatataaatcaaaaaatattattgtttCTCAATGTGAAGCTACTGGATTCCGTCGTATTACCTTCTTTATTGATAGACCAGATATGATGGCTAAATATGATGTTACTGTAACTGctgataaacaaaaatatccCGTTTTGTTAAGTAATGGTGATAAAGTAAATGAATTCGATATACCAGGTGGTCGTCATGGAGCTAGATTTAATGACCCTCATTTAAAACCATGCTATTTATTTGCAGTTGTAGCTGGTGATCTAAAACATTTAAGTGCTACTTACACTACTAAATAtactaaaaagaaaattgaattatatgtatttagtgaagaaaaatatgtatCTAAATTACAATGGGCTTTAGAATGTCTTAAAAAATCTATGGCATTTGATGAAGATTATTTTGGATTAGAATATGACTTGTCTCGTTTAAATTTAGTTGCTGTTTCTGACTTTAATGTTGGTGCTATGGAAAATAAAggattaaatatatttaatgctaattctttattagcatctaaaaaaaattcaattgACTTTTCATATGCAAGAATTTTAACTGTTGTAGGACATGAATATTTTCACAACTACACAGGAAATAGAGTTACACTTAGAGATTGGTTTCAATTAACCTTAAAAGAAGGTTTAACTGTACATAGAGAAAATCTATTTTCTGAAGAAATGACTAAAACTGTAACTACTCGTTTGTCTCATGTAGATTTATTAAGAAGTGTTCAATTTTTAGAGGATTCATCACCATTATCACATCCAATAAGACCAGAATCTTATGTAAGTATGGAAAATTTCTATACTACTACAGTCTATGATAAAGGTAGTGAAGTTATGAGAATGTATCTTACTATATTAGGtgaagaatattataaaaaaggttttgatatatatattaagaaaaatgATGGAAATACAGCAACCTGTGAAGATTTTAATGATGCTATGGAACAAgcatataaaatgaaaaaagcaGATAATTCAGCAAACTTAAACCAATATTTATTATGGTTCTCACAAAGTGGTACTCCACATGTCAgctttaaatataattatgattcTGAAAAGAAACAATATAGTATACATGTGAATCAATATACTAAACCAGATGAAAAccaaaaagaaaagaaaccTTTGTTCATTCCTATAAGTGTTGGCTTAATTAATCCACAAACTGGTAAAGAAATGATATCACAAACTACCTTAGAATtaacaaaagaaaatgatacatttgtatttaataatataaatgtaaaaccTATACCATCCTTATTTAGAGGTTTTAGTGCACCAGTATATATTGAAGATAACTTAACAGATGAAGAACgtattttattattgaaATATGATACTGATGCTTTTGTTCGTTATAACTCATGtaccaatatatatatgaaacaaatattaatgaattaTAATGAATTCTTAAAAgctaaaaatgaaaatttacaAAACTTTAATCTTACACCAGTAAATACACAATTTATAGATgctataaaatatttattagaaGACCCACATGCTGATGCTGGATTTAAATCATATATTGTATCTTTACCACAAGATAGATATATAATCAACTTTGTAAGTAATTTAGATACAGATGTATTAGCAGATactaaagaatatatatataaacagattggagataaattaaatgatgtatattataaaatgtttaaaaGCTTAGAAGCTAAAGCTGATGATTTAACTTATTTTAATGATGAATCACATGTAGATTTTGATCAAATGAATATGAGAACATTAAGAaatacattattatcattattaagtAAAGCTCAATAtccaaatatattaaatgaaatttTAGAACATTCCAAATCCCCATATCCATCCAACTGGTTAACTAGTTTATCTGTTTCAGCTTATTTcgataaatattttgaacTTTATGATAAAACTTATCAATTATCAAAAGATGATGAATTATTGTTACAAGAATGGTTGAAGACTGTATCCAGATCTGAtagaaaagatatatatgaaatccttaaaaaattagaaaatgaAGTTTTGAAAGACAGTAAGAATCCAAATGATATTAGAGCAGTATATCTTCCATTTACAAACAATTTAAGAAGATTCCATGATATCTCAGGAAAAGGTTATAAATTAATAGCTGAAGTTATTACAAAAACTGATAAATTTAATCCTATGGTTGCAACACAATTATGTGAACCATTCAAATTATGGAATAAATTAGATACAAAAAGACAAGAATTAATGCTTAAAGAAATGAATACAATGTTACAAGAACcaaatatatctaataacTTAAAGGAATATTTGTTAAgattaacaaataaattataa
- a CDS encoding vacuolar ATP synthase subunit a yields the protein MTKVAAEKEEPGVVYKVAGSLVIAENMSGTRMYELAKVGWNKLVGEIIRLEGNYAYIQVYEDTSGLSVGDPVIKTGNALSVELGPGILDNIYDGIQRPLERIANVCGDVYIYKGIDMTSLDHDKQWQFYADKKLKLNDIVTGGDIFGFVDENKLFKEHKIMAPPNAKGRLTYIAPDGSYTLKDKIFELEYQGKKYTYGLSHLWPVRDPRPVLEKVTGDTLLLTGQRVLDSLFPTVQGGTCAIPGAFGCGKTCVSQALSKYSNSEVIIYVGCGERGNEMAEILSDFPELTTKVDNEDVGIMQRTCLVANTSNMPVAAREASIYTGITLCEYFRDMGYNATMMADSTSRWAEALREISGRLAEMPADSGYPAYLGARLASFYERAGKVKCIGSPSRIGSITIVGAVSPPGGDFSDPVTTATMSIVQAFWGLDKKLAQRKHFPSVNWSTSFSKYVRQLEQYFDNFDQDFLSLRQKISDILQQESDLNDIVQLVGKDSLSEDQKVVMEVAKIIREDFLQQNAFSDYDYMCPLQKTVGMMKIICHFYAQCLRTLQEYDSRERKIGWGSIYNTLRPTINKITHMKFENPKNSDEYFKKYFKALEEEITVGLRNLMEK from the coding sequence ATGACAAAGGTTGCTGCTGAAAAAGAAGAACCAGGAGTTGTTTATAAAGTGGCTGGTTCATTAGTTATTGCTGAAAATATGAGTGGAACTCGTATGTACGAGTTAGCTAAAGTAGGATGGAATAAACTAGTTGGAGAAATTATTAGATTAGAAGGGAATTATGCATATATACAAGTTTATGAAGATACTTCAGGTTTATCAGTTGGAGATCCTGTTATAAAAACAGGTAATGCTTTATCAGTTGAACTAGGTCCTGGTATTTtagataatatttatgatggTATTCAAAGACCATTAGAAAGAATAGCAAATGTATGTGgtgatgtatatatatataaaggtaTTGATATGACATCTTTAGATCATGATAAGCAATGGCAATTTTATGCTGAtaagaaattaaaattaaatgatattgTTACTGGTGGTGATATTTTTGGATTtgttgatgaaaataaattatttaaagaacATAAAATTATGGCTCCACCAAATGCTAAAGGAAGACTTACGTATATAGCTCCAGATGGATCATATAcattaaaagataaaatatttgaattaGAATAtcaaggaaaaaaatatacatatggtTTATCTCATTTATGGCCAGTTCGTGATCCTAGACCTGTATTAGAAAAAGTAACAGGtgatacattattattaacaggACAAAGAGTTTTAGATTCTTTATTTCCAACAGTTCAAGGTGGTACATGTGCTATTCCTGGTGCTTTTGGTTGTGGAAAAACTTGTGTTTCTCAAGCCTTATCAAAATATTCTAATAGTgaagttattatatatgtaggtTGTGGTGAAAGAGGTAATGAAATGGCTGAAATTTTATCAGACTTTCCTGAACTAACTACTAAAGTAGATAATGAAGATGTAGGTATTATGCAAAGAACTTGTTTAGTTGCTAATACTTCTAATATGCCTGTCGCTGCAAGAGAAGCTAGTATATATACTGGAATTACTTTATGTGAATATTTCCGTGATATGGGTTATAATGCTACTATGATGGCTGATAGTACAAGTAGATGGGCAGAAGCCTTAAGAGAAATCTCAGGACGTTTAGCTGAAATGCCTGCAGATAGTGGATATCCAGCTTATTTAGGTGCTAGATTAGCATCTTTTTATGAACGTGCAGGAAAAGTCAAATGTATTGGTTCTCCATCTCGTATAGGATCTATTACAATTGTTGGTGCTGTTTCTCCACCAGGTGGTGATTTCTCTGATCCTGTTACTACAGCAACCATGTCTATTGTTCAAGCATTTTGGGGATTAGATAAAAAGCTAGCTCAAAGAAAACATTTCCCTTCTGTTAATTGGTCTACATCCTTTTCAAAGTATGTCAGACAATTAGAACAATACTTTGATAATTTTGATCAAGATTTTTTATCCTTAAGACAAAAAATTAGTGATATATTACAACAAGAAAGTGACCTGAATGATATTGTTCAACTAGTAGGAAAAGATTCATTATCAGAAGACCAAAAAGTTGTTATGGAAGTAGCCAAAATTATTAGAGAAGATTTCCTTCAACAAAATGCATTTAGCGATTATGATTATATGTGCCCATTACAAAAAACTGTTGGaatgatgaaaattattTGCCACTTCTATGCTCAATGTTTAAGAACATTACAAGAATATGACTCAAGAGAAAGGAAAATCGGATGGggatctatatataatacattaagACCaactataaataaaattacacATATGAAATTTGAAAACCCAAAAAATTCAGATGAATACTTCAAAAAGTATTTTAAGGCACTTGAAGAAGAAATAACAGTAGGTTTAAGAAACTTGATGGAAAAATGA
- a CDS encoding malonyl CoA-acyl carrier protein transacylase precursor, with protein sequence MEVIFLSSFTFIIFSILLILIVPCYCFIIKDSNIMNDRWQYENKENTNKIRPYRKKLKHNVSLNKDIKGDEHIMSSYENEKYIKKLLEDYEKYKITTYSSENTFFFPGQGEQYLSMGLDTYNNYKECKELYNSASKILGYNLMDLIKNGPIEKLKNSEIAQPSIYTVSMASLEKLKIENNDAYMKLNLCMGYSLGEYSALTCANSLSFEEGVYITKERGKAMQYCSTLYNMTTIAIVGLTLDNIKKLIQEVNNKMNDDIFIVSYMTDRKFGLCGKPDTMDYLNTLAKEKYKAIFTKKLEIAGAFHSFYMFPAKEALKNVLKQITFKKLSVPVISNVDGNAYDDPVIIKDLLILQLTSPIKINTCLQNVLKHGYKSGYELGPGTINTNLLRDLSKNTKRAIPYI encoded by the coding sequence atggaAGTAATATTCCTTAGTTCGTtcacatttataatattttctatattattgaTACTTATAGTACCTTGTTATTgctttataataaaagatagTAATATAATGAATGATAGGTGGCAATATGAAAATAAGGAGAATACAAATAAGATAAGGCCATATAGAAAAAAACTTAAACATAATGTTAgtttaaataaagatataaaaggAGATGAACATATTATGTCATCATATGAAAatgagaaatatataaaaaagttattagaagattatgaaaaatataaaattacaaCATATAGTTCAgaaaatactttttttttcccaGGACAAGGCGAACAATATTTGTCTATGGGATtagatacatataataattataaagaatgtaaagaattatataatagtgCAAGTAAAATATTAGGATATAATTTAATGGATTTGATAAAAAATGGACCgatagaaaaattaaaaaattcagAAATAGCACAACCATCTATATATACAGTATCTATGGCTTcattagaaaaattaaaaattgaaaataatgatgcttatatgaaattaaatttatgtaTGGGTTATTCATTAGGAGAATATTCAGCTTTAACATGTGCAAATTCTTTATCATTTGAAGAAGgtgtatatataacaaaagaaCGAGGTAAAGCAATGCAATATTGTTctacattatataatatgacaACTATTGCAATTGTAGGATTAAcattagataatataaagaaactAATACAAGAAGTTAACAACAAAATGAATGATGATATCTTTATTGTTAGTTATATGACAGATAGAAAATTTGGTTTATGTGGAAAACCAGATACTATGGACTATCTTAATACATTAgctaaagaaaaatataaagccatatttacaaaaaaattagaaatagCTGGTGCTTtccattctttttatatgttcCCAGCAAAAGAAGcattaaaaaatgttttaaaacaaataacATTTAAAAAGTTATCCGTACCTGTTATATCTAATGTGGATGGAAATGCATATGATGATCCAGTTATTATTAAAGatcttttaattcttcaGTTAACTAGCccaataaaaattaatacatgcttacaaaatgttttaaaacATGGATATAAATCAGGATATGAATTGGGTCCAGGTActataaatacaaatttgTTAAGAGACTTatcaaaaaatacaaaaagggCAATCCCATATATATGA